Proteins from a genomic interval of Heteronotia binoei isolate CCM8104 ecotype False Entrance Well chromosome 5, APGP_CSIRO_Hbin_v1, whole genome shotgun sequence:
- the LOC132571435 gene encoding TNF receptor-associated factor 1-like, whose product MSCSNMPLSTPECLKENRMQPFNQFDKVSLHYQPTLGGTLEENGASQHPHQLEALQRVAGLDFPLDKLWERLVTGLPVKQKVEEMEARQKTLENIVSVLSRELGRRVEPPVDTLGEAMARILYLEEKVEHQDSLLAMKDVMISNLAARIHTLEQTTYDGCFLWKISDVGLRTQEALTNHRPALYSPCFYTSRYGYKLRLKLFLNGDGTGTGTHLSLFLVVMKGEYDFQLKWPFQHKVTFTLLDQVNRHHFSTSFRPLQSSSSFQRPVSEHNVASGLPEFFLLNLLHASGTTYICNNTLAIQAVIDTKV is encoded by the exons CTGCAGTAACATGCCACTATCCACTCCTGAATGTCTGAAGGAGAACAGAATGCAGCCTTTCAACCAATTTGACAAG GTGAGCCTTCACTATCAGCCAACGCTTGGTGGGACGCTAGAAGAAAATGGGGCATCTCAGCATCCCCACCAGCTTGAGGCACTGCAGCGGGTGGCAGGTTTGGACTTCCCATTGGACAAGCTGTGGGAGAGGCTGGTGACCGGTCTCCCCGTGAAGCAGAAAGTGGAAGAGATGGAAGCCCGGCAGAAGACCTTGGAGAATATTGTGTCAGTTCTGAGTCGGGAGCTGGGCAGAAGAGTGGAGCCCCCTGTAGATACCCTCGGAGAGGCCATGGCCAGGATCCTCTACCTGGAAGAGAAG GTGGAACATCAGGACTCACTCTTGGCGATGAAGGATGTAATGATCAGCAATTTAGCGGCTCGGATCCACACCCTGGAACAAACCACCTACGATGGATGTTTCCTCTGGAAGATTTCAGACGTGGGGCTCAGAACTCAGGAGGCACTAACCAATCACAGGCCTGCTCTTTACTCCCCCT GTTTTTATACCAGCCGCTATGGATACAAACTCCGTCTCAAACTCTTCTTGAATGGAGATGGGACAGGCACTGGGACCCACCTCTCACTTTTTCTGGTTGTGATGAAAGGGGAATACGATTTCCAGCTCAAGTGGCCTTTCCAGCACAAG GTCACCTTCACTCTTCTGGACCAAGTCAACAGACATCACTTCTCCACCTCCTTCCGTCCCTTGCAGTCATCGTCATCCTTCCAGCGCCCTGTGAGTGAACACAATGTGGCCAGCGGCCTTCCCGAATTCTTCCTGTTGAACTTGCTCCATGCTTCGGGGACCACCTACATCTGTAATAACACATTAGCTATTCAAGCTGTGATAGATACCAAGGTTTAG